In Candidatus Persebacteraceae bacterium Df01, a genomic segment contains:
- a CDS encoding accessory factor UbiK family protein: protein MNANDKLCKRLAQLLTDTPVAEWQKNSRAVAANLLSRLDVVGREEFDAHCEMLSQAVTQVAKLEEKIRQLEKMNEDKIKH from the coding sequence ATGAACGCCAACGATAAACTATGCAAACGTCTAGCGCAATTGCTTACTGACACACCAGTTGCAGAATGGCAAAAAAATAGTCGAGCCGTTGCTGCCAACCTGCTTTCTCGTTTGGATGTGGTAGGACGAGAAGAATTTGATGCCCATTGTGAAATGCTGTCACAAGCGGTCACACAGGTGGCAAAACTAGAAGAAAAAATTCGCCAACTAGAAAAGATGAACGAAGATAAAATCAAGCATTAA
- a CDS encoding lytic transglycosylase domain-containing protein translates to MIITLFLTPVVHAGEQQYEELSDSTRASLQGLFSDRAPTRLFFDTPAEGERWLAEMSRRLAKILPRRSILQNEQARRDFLVSLHYEATRAGLPPQLVLSLVHVESAFRKYAISSAGARGYMQVMPFWTGLISGEQPHNLFNLRTNLRYGTIILRHYLDIEKGNLFRALGRYNGSLGRAHYPNAVQAKWKKHWVWP, encoded by the coding sequence ATAATTATCACACTTTTTTTGACGCCGGTGGTCCATGCCGGCGAGCAGCAGTATGAAGAATTGTCCGACAGCACCCGCGCCTCGTTGCAGGGGTTGTTTAGCGACAGGGCACCAACACGGCTGTTTTTTGACACCCCTGCGGAAGGCGAACGCTGGCTGGCAGAAATGAGCCGACGGCTGGCGAAAATTTTGCCTCGCCGTTCCATTTTACAGAATGAGCAAGCCCGCCGCGACTTTTTGGTTTCACTTCATTATGAAGCCACGCGCGCCGGCTTGCCACCACAATTAGTACTGTCGCTGGTGCATGTAGAGTCCGCCTTTCGCAAATATGCTATTTCTTCGGCGGGTGCTCGCGGTTACATGCAAGTCATGCCGTTTTGGACGGGATTAATCAGCGGAGAACAACCACACAATTTATTTAATCTGCGTACTAATCTACGCTATGGAACGATTATCTTGCGCCACTATCTTGACATTGAAAAAGGCAATCTTTTTCGTGCTTTAGGGCGCTACAACGGTTCTTTGGGACGAGCTCACTATCCTAACGCAGTGCAAGCCAAATGGAAAAAACACTGGGTTTGGCCTTAA
- a CDS encoding queuosine precursor transporter, with translation MNKSFTVGAISMAVVLTVSNYLVLFPLGDWLTYAAFTYPLTFLITDCVNRVAGAACARRVVMTGFCIGMPLSFITSAGAGEAWTTALRVAAASGGAFILAQLLDVVVFDRLRRAVWWMPPLISSAPAAFTDTVLFFSLAFAGTGLPWETWAAGDFAVKIMMVIFLLLPYRLVTIRLQRAP, from the coding sequence ATGAACAAGAGTTTCACTGTAGGCGCCATCAGTATGGCCGTGGTGCTGACGGTTTCCAACTATTTGGTGCTTTTTCCGTTGGGTGATTGGCTTACTTATGCCGCATTCACATATCCTTTGACTTTTCTCATTACCGACTGTGTTAATCGCGTCGCTGGCGCAGCGTGCGCGCGACGAGTGGTAATGACGGGTTTCTGCATTGGTATGCCGCTATCCTTTATAACAAGCGCTGGCGCTGGTGAGGCATGGACAACGGCATTACGCGTTGCCGCTGCTTCGGGTGGCGCTTTCATCTTAGCGCAATTACTGGACGTAGTTGTATTTGACCGCCTGCGCCGCGCTGTCTGGTGGATGCCGCCACTTATCTCATCGGCACCAGCCGCATTCACCGACACAGTTTTATTTTTTTCATTGGCCTTTGCCGGCACCGGATTGCCGTGGGAAACATGGGCAGCAGGTGATTTCGCTGTCAAAATCATGATGGTAATCTTCTTGCTATTGCCCTATCGTCTAGTTACTATACGCTTGCAGAGGGCACCATGA
- a CDS encoding Bax inhibitor-1 family protein yields MMYSIPATSMPAAKANRVLRNSYMLLAITLLPSIAGAYLGALFPLMAQLGGIMTVVVFLGAMFGIQSMVIKNRHSVAGIGWLLLFTFVMGYFTGPLVGFALGSFSNGAELVAMAIGGTAALFFILAGYATVTKRNLASPSIGKMLMIGMVMLFAISLMNIFIQAPAVMLAVSTLFILIASGFIVFTINNVVRGGQDNYIMVTMTLYIMLLNLFQSLLHLLMMFSGNRE; encoded by the coding sequence ATGATGTATTCTATTCCCGCAACTTCTATGCCGGCCGCCAAGGCCAATCGAGTGTTACGCAATTCCTACATGTTGCTGGCCATCACATTGTTGCCAAGCATTGCTGGCGCCTATTTGGGGGCATTGTTTCCACTTATGGCACAACTCGGCGGAATCATGACCGTTGTGGTCTTTTTGGGTGCCATGTTTGGTATTCAATCAATGGTGATTAAAAACCGCCATAGCGTCGCTGGCATCGGGTGGCTTCTGCTTTTTACTTTTGTAATGGGCTATTTTACCGGTCCGTTGGTAGGTTTTGCTTTGGGCTCATTTTCTAACGGAGCAGAATTAGTTGCCATGGCTATTGGTGGCACGGCGGCACTTTTCTTCATTTTGGCAGGCTACGCCACAGTAACCAAACGCAACCTTGCCAGCCCATCCATTGGAAAAATGTTGATGATTGGAATGGTCATGCTTTTCGCTATCTCACTAATGAATATCTTTATTCAAGCACCGGCAGTCATGTTGGCGGTCTCCACGCTATTTATATTGATTGCCTCTGGCTTTATCGTGTTCACTATTAACAATGTAGTGCGCGGCGGTCAAGACAATTACATCATGGTGACAATGACGCTTTATATTATGTTGCTTAATTTGTTTCAAAGCTTATTGCATCTGTTGATGATGTTTTCTGGTAACCGCGAATAA